From the genome of Candidatus Nitrosocosmicus oleophilus, one region includes:
- a CDS encoding HD domain-containing protein — translation MVLKYVGEITDPIHKNIKFTHVEKEIIDTDIFQRLRRIRQLAGAHLVYPGALHSRFEHSLGSMFLAGMAGQTLFDKGYFTDIDLIQQLRLAALLHDVGHGPYSHLFEEILKDSKNSSHENLGERIILETKISDIVKQNGYNPVTISSLSFGKHKLGFLNEVISGGLSVDLMDYLPRDSYFSGTEYGKVDYFRIINSLEVSSSKVLGINKSALYSYESMLISRYQMFKSVYFHKTVRSGEVMILHSMKHLNQSLHLTDFDSLEDFFNLHDEKVLELLCNFRSSKSRPMDSFAVKLARDYKNRNLLKCIYEYFSLSNQRYENDRENKQSRRLNSRTVDFEKQIAIMKNIIGRNQEFGEPVFLDISRAPSIPLAPKKEEVTSIMIISEQAEYEKSFDQLPLINVITGYLDMMRVYTTTEKRKFFESMLKDAENQNF, via the coding sequence ATGGTTTTGAAATACGTTGGAGAAATTACTGATCCAATACATAAAAACATAAAATTTACACATGTTGAGAAGGAGATCATTGATACCGACATTTTTCAAAGACTCCGGAGAATTCGTCAGTTGGCTGGTGCACATCTTGTTTATCCAGGGGCACTTCATTCCAGATTTGAGCATTCTTTGGGCTCAATGTTCTTGGCCGGGATGGCAGGCCAAACATTATTTGATAAGGGTTACTTTACAGATATCGATTTAATCCAGCAGCTTAGGTTAGCAGCCCTTTTACATGATGTTGGACACGGTCCATATTCTCATCTATTTGAGGAAATTTTAAAAGATTCTAAAAATAGTTCTCACGAAAACCTCGGCGAGAGAATAATCTTAGAAACCAAAATTTCTGATATTGTTAAACAAAATGGATACAATCCTGTTACTATATCTTCTTTGAGTTTTGGGAAACATAAGTTGGGTTTCTTAAATGAAGTAATTTCTGGCGGATTATCTGTAGATTTGATGGATTACCTGCCGCGTGACAGTTATTTTTCAGGAACTGAATATGGAAAAGTAGATTATTTTAGAATTATTAATTCTCTGGAAGTTTCTTCTTCAAAAGTATTGGGGATAAATAAATCCGCATTATATTCGTACGAGTCGATGCTAATCTCACGATATCAGATGTTTAAGTCAGTATATTTTCACAAAACAGTTAGGTCAGGCGAAGTTATGATATTGCATTCGATGAAACATCTCAATCAGTCACTTCACCTGACTGATTTTGATTCCCTTGAGGATTTCTTTAATTTGCATGACGAAAAGGTCCTTGAATTGTTGTGCAATTTTCGATCGTCAAAGTCAAGACCTATGGATTCTTTTGCCGTGAAACTTGCAAGAGATTATAAAAACCGAAATTTACTCAAGTGCATTTATGAATACTTTTCATTGTCTAACCAGAGATATGAAAACGATCGCGAAAATAAACAATCCAGACGCCTTAATAGTAGGACTGTTGATTTTGAAAAACAAATAGCCATAATGAAAAACATTATTGGCCGCAACCAAGAGTTTGGGGAACCAGTTTTTTTAGATATTTCACGTGCTCCATCGATACCCTTGGCCCCAAAAAAAGAAGAGGTTACATCCATTATGATAATTAGCGAGCAAGCAGAATACGAAAAGTCTTTTGATCAGTTACCATTGATTAATGTCATTACTGGATACCTTGATATGATGAGAGTATAT
- the tmk gene encoding dTMP kinase, giving the protein MEHKGKIIVLEGLDKSGKTTQAHLLQEYLNDKHTGQIELFSFPDYTTKIGALIRSFLDGKVQYNAQTKHMLLSANRWEKKERILEALKSGKTIILNRYCQSNLVYGLANGLNIDWLSVLDKGMPKEDVTIILDVNPRVSYLRGIANNFVLDDFEKNLEFLDKVRNNYLELAKKFNWHVLHSDNSKEIVFNSILEIIGEH; this is encoded by the coding sequence ATGGAACACAAGGGTAAAATCATTGTACTAGAAGGCCTTGACAAATCAGGCAAAACAACCCAAGCTCATTTGTTGCAGGAGTACCTCAATGATAAACATACCGGTCAAATAGAATTATTTAGCTTTCCAGATTACACTACCAAAATAGGAGCATTAATACGGTCCTTTTTAGATGGCAAGGTCCAATACAACGCCCAAACAAAACACATGCTTCTTTCAGCAAATAGATGGGAGAAAAAAGAACGTATTTTAGAGGCCTTGAAGTCTGGAAAAACAATTATCTTAAATAGATATTGTCAATCCAATCTAGTTTATGGCCTTGCCAATGGATTAAACATTGATTGGTTGTCTGTCCTGGATAAGGGCATGCCAAAAGAAGACGTTACTATAATACTCGATGTAAATCCTCGTGTTTCGTATTTACGAGGTATTGCAAATAATTTTGTCCTTGATGATTTTGAGAAAAATCTAGAGTTCTTGGATAAAGTAAGAAATAATTATCTTGAACTGGCTAAAAAATTTAATTGGCATGTTTTACATTCGGATAATTCTAAAGAGATTGTTTTTAATTCAATCCTTGAAATTATAGGAGAACACTAA